Genomic DNA from Streptomyces sp. PCS3-D2:
CACCAGGAACAGCCAGCGCTTGGCGCCGTCGGGCGCGAAGAGGAGCCCCACCCAGCCGGCCTGGCAGATCACCAGCCCGGCCGCGTACGTCAGGGCGGCGGTGCGGGCGGCGCCGCTCTCCCCGGCGGCGGCCCGCAGCCACTGCGCCGTCAGCGCCACGCGCATGATGATGTAGCCGACGACGGCGATCGCCCAGTCGTTCTCGTCGAAGGCTTCGCCCACCCCTGCCGCGTAGACGAGGACGCCGGCGATCTGGACGAGCGTCGCGATCCGGTACGGCACGTCGTCGCAGTCGTAGGCGGAGGCGAACCAGGTGAAGTTCATCCAGGCCCACCACACGCCGAAGAAGACGAAGAAGTAGCCGATCACCCCGGTACCGGGATGGCCCTCCGCGAGTGCGTGCACGAGCCGGGCTCCGGCCTGCGCGACAGCCACGACGAAGCAGAGGTCGAAGAACAGCTCCAGCGGGGTCGCGGCGCGGTGGCCCTCGTCTCGGCTGCGGGCGGTCATCGGGGTGTAGGCCATACGGTCAGGAGAGCAGGGTGGTGACGCGCCGCAGCTCAGGCGCGCTGCCCGGGGGGCCGCTGTGCCCCGGGCGGCCGTCCGGGCCGGTCACGCCGGTCACACCGGGCTGCTCGGGCCGCTGCGGGTCAGAGGCTGCGGGCGGCGATGTCGCCGTAGGCGGTGGTGGCGTGGAGGGTGAGGTCCCGGCCGCTGCCGTCGTGGGTGAGGGCGTTGCGTATCCGGCCGTAGGAGGTGCCCGCGTCGAGGGTGGCACGGGTTCCGCGGGCGGCGCCGACGGAGATGTCGCCGGCCTGCGTCCGCAGGACGACCGTGCCGCGAACGGCCTCGGTGACGTGCACGCCGCCCTTCTGGGTGGTGATCTCCGCGGAGCCGCCGAGACGGCCGACCGTGATGTCCCCGGCCTGGAGGGCGAGTCGGGCACCCGCGGTCTCGTCGAGCTTGATCGCGCCGTGGGCGCTGTCGATGGTGACGTCCCCGAGCCGGCCGACGCCCCGAATCTCGGCACTGGCGGTCCTGGCCTCGACGCGGGAGCCCGTGGGAAGCCTGACGGTCACCTCGACCGATCCGGAGCCGCCGAGGATCCGGTTCCTCGGCGCAGCGGCGGCGATCCGCAGGATGCCGTCTGCGTACGCGACGGTGGTCCGTTCGGCGGCCGTCACATCGCGGCCCCTGGAGGCGTCGGCCGGGAGGATCTCGACGGTGGTGTCGGCGCGGTCGGCGGCGATGAAGCGGAG
This window encodes:
- a CDS encoding DUF4097 family beta strand repeat-containing protein; amino-acid sequence: MQKFTTAAPIAAVLDIPVGRLRFIAADRADTTVEILPADASRGRDVTAAERTTVAYADGILRIAAAAPRNRILGGSGSVEVTVRLPTGSRVEARTASAEIRGVGRLGDVTIDSAHGAIKLDETAGARLALQAGDITVGRLGGSAEITTQKGGVHVTEAVRGTVVLRTQAGDISVGAARGTRATLDAGTSYGRIRNALTHDGSGRDLTLHATTAYGDIAARSL